In Pecten maximus chromosome 10, xPecMax1.1, whole genome shotgun sequence, one genomic interval encodes:
- the LOC117335833 gene encoding isocitrate dehydrogenase [NADP] cytoplasmic-like — protein sequence MGKIKGGPVVEMQGDEMTRVIWDLIKQKLILPFVDLELHTYDLGIENRDATDDQVTIDAAFAIKKYNVGIKCATITPDEKRVEEFKLKKMWKSPNGTIRNILGGTVFREAIICNNIPRLVPGWTKSIVIGRHAYGDQYKATDFVVPGPGKLEMKFTPSDGGEAVNYTVFEFQDGGGVSLGMYNTDKSITEFAHSSFVFALEKGWPLYLSTKNTILKKYDGRFKDIFQDIYDREYKSKFEAKSIWYEHRLIDDMVAYAMKSEGGFVWACKNYDGDVQSDSVAQGFGSLGMMTSVLICPDGKTIESEAAHGTVTRHYRMHQQGKETSTNSIASIFAWTRGLIHRAKLDKNGSLKQFAESLERACVDTIESGIMTKDLAICIKGMNGIARKDYLNTFEFIDKVAEDLQKRMGQLS from the exons ATGGGCAAAATTAAAG GAGGACCGGTTGTGGAAATGCAGGGAGATGAGATGACGCG GGTAATTTGGGATCTCATCAAACAGAAACTGATTTTGCCGTTTGTTGATTTAGAGCTTCACACATATGACCTTGGCATTGAGAACAGGGATGCAACTGATGATCAAG tGACCATAGATGCTGCCTTTGCCATTAAGAAATACAATGTGGGTATTAAATGTGCCACCATTACTCCTGATGAGAAAAGAGTggaag AATTTAAACTGAAGAAAATGTGGAAATCTCCGAATGGGACAATTAGAAATATCCTTGGAGGAACAGTATTCCGAGAGGCCATCATATGTAACAACATTCCCCGTCTGGTACCTGGCTGGACAAAGAGTATTGTCATAGGCAGACATGCTTATGGAGATCAG TACAAAGCCACAGACTTTGTGGTACCTGGTCCTGGGAAACTTGAGATGAAGTTCACACCAAGTGATGGCGGAGAAGCAGTCAACTACACAGTGTTtgaattccaagatggcggtgGTGTCTCTTTAGGAATGTACAATACAGATAAG AGTATAACAGAGTTTGCACACAGTTCATTTGTGTTTGCCTTGGAGAAAGGCTGGCCACTTTACCTGAG CACTAAGAACACAATCCTGAAGAAATATGATGGTCGATTCAAGGACATCTTTCAAGACATCTATGACAG AGAGTACAAGTCCAAGTTTGAGGCTAAGTCCATCTGGTATGAACATCGTCTGATTGATGACATGGTGGCCTACGCGATGAAGTCAGAAGGAGGCTTTGTGTGGGCCTGCAAGAACTATGACGGAGATGTCCAGTCGGACTCGGTTGCTCAAG GTTTCGGATCCTTGGGTATGATGACTAGTGTCCTGATTTGTCCGGACGGTAAAACAATAGAGTCGGAGGCTGCCCATGGAACAGTTACAAGACATTACAGAATGCACCAACAGGGCAAGGAGACATCCACCAACTCTATAG CATCCATATTTGCATGGACAAGGGGTTTAATACATAGAGCCAAACTGGACAAGAATGGTAGCCTGAAACAATTTGCTGAGAGCCTGGAGCGTGCCTGTGTGGATACGATAGAGTCAGGAATTATGACAAAGGATTTGGCCATTTGTATCAAAGGAATGAATGG AATTGCCCGCAAGGATTATCTGAACACATTTGAATTTATCGACAAAGTAGCCGAGGATCTGCAAAAGAGAATGGGCCAATTAAGTTGA